Proteins encoded within one genomic window of Humulus lupulus chromosome 1, drHumLupu1.1, whole genome shotgun sequence:
- the LOC133784926 gene encoding trans-cinnamate:CoA ligase, peroxisomal-like, translating to MDKLQKCEANYLPLSPITFLKRAATSYSNRTSLIYEGTRFTWRQTYHRCLRLASSLRSLNVVKNNVVSVLAPNIPAMYEMHFAVAMAGGVINTINTRLDAKNIAMILKHSEAKVFFVDYQFVQVAHEALRAMVEADEPSSMPLVVVIDDIDAPSGTRLGELEYEELVHKGNPEFIPVEVDDEWDAIALNYTSGTTSSPKGVVYSHRGAYLSTLSLVLGWEMRTHPVYLWTLPMFHCNGWTFTWGVVARGGTNVCLRNTTAYDIYRNISLHNVTHMCCAPIIFNILLEAKPVERRKISYPVEILTGGAPPPAMLLEKIEPLGFHVTHAYGLTEATGPALVCEWQAQWNSLPKEDQAQIKARQGIGILGLADVDVKDLSTMQSVPRDGKSLGEIVLRGSTIMKGYLKDPKTTSEAFRDGWFLTGDVGVVHSDGYLEIKDRSKDVIISGGENISSVEVESVLYRHPKILEAAVVAMPHPKWGESPCAFVAVNGGGGDATEAEILSYCRRNMPHYMVPKKVVFVTELPKTSTGKIQKFELRAMAKTFAVVTEKETRQNDDLQVMALSRL from the exons ATGGATAAACTGCAGAAATGTGAGGCAAATTACTTGCCTCTAAGCCCTATAACGTTCTTAAAAAGAGCAGCAACCTCCTATTCCAACCGTACCTCTTTGATTTACGAAGGCACTCGCTTTACATGGCGCCAAACCTACCACCGCTGCCTCCGCCTAGCCTCCTCTCTTCGTTCACTTAACGTTGTCAAGAACAATGTC GTTTCGGTTTTAGCTCCGAACATTCCTGCCATGTACGAGATGCACTTTGCAGTCGCCATGGCAGGAGGTGTCATCAACACTATAAACACCCGTCTCGATGCCAAGAACATAGCTATGATTCTCAAGCATTCCGAGGCGAAGGTGTTCTTTGTCGATTACCAGTTCGTCCAGGTGGCGCATGAGGCTCTCCGGGCTATGGTGGAGGCCGATGAGCCGTCTAGTATGCCTTTGGTGGTTGTGATCGACGACATTGATGCCCCGAGCGGAACCCGCCTCGGCGAGCTCGAGTACGAGGAGTTAGTCCACAAGGGGAACCCTGAGTTCATCCCCGTCGAGGTGGACGACGAGTGGGACGCGATCGCGCTCAATTACACCTCCGGAACGACGTCGTCTCCCAAAGGAGTCGTTTACAGTCACAGAGGCGCGTATTTGAGCACTCTCAGCTTGGTACTCGGCTGGGAAATGAGGACTCACCCTGTTTACCTCTGGACCCTACCCATGTTCCACTGCAACGGGTGGACTTTCACCTGGGGTGTGGTGGCGCGTGGCGGAACCAACGTCTGCCTCCGTAACACAACCGCCTACGACATCTACCGAAACATCTCTCTCCACAACGTCACACACATGTGCTGTGCACCGATCATCTTCAACATTCTTCTCGAGGCCAAACCTGTAGAGCGTCGGAAAATATCTTACCCGGTGGAGATTCTCACCGGCGGCGCTCCTCCTCCGGCGATGTTGCTGGAGAAGATTGAGCCGCTCGGGTTCCACGTGACACACGCTTATGGCTTGACGGAGGCGACTGGGCCGGCTTTGGTGTGCGAGTGGCAGGCCCAATGGAACAGCCTCCCGAAAGAGGATCAGGCCCAAATCAAGGCCCGTCAAGGAATTGGAATTCTTGGCCTGGCTGACGTGGACGTGAAGGACTTGAGTACCATGCAAAGCGTGCCACGTGACGGGAAATCATTGGGGGAGATCGTACTGAGAGGAAGTACGATAATGAAAGGGTATTTGAAGGACCCCAAAACGACGTCGGAGGCGTTCAGAGACGGGTGGTTTCTGACCGGAGACGTCGGAGTAGTCCACTCCGATGGGTACTTGGAAATAAAGGACCGATCAAAGGACGTGATCATATCGGGGGGCGAGAACATCAGCAGCGTGGAGGTGGAGAGCGTGCTCTACAGACACCCAAAGATTTTGGAGGCGGCGGTGGTGGCGATGCCGCACCCCAAGTGGGGCGAGAGCCCCTGCGCTTTTGTGGCGGTGAACGGCGGCGGAGGCGATGCGACTGAGGCTGAGATCTTGAGCTATTGCCGGAGGAATATGCCGCACTATATGGTTCCGAAGAAGGTGGTGTTTGTGACGGAGCTACCCAAGACTTCAACCGGGAAGATTCAGAAGTTTGAGCTGAGAGCCATGGCCAAAACCTTTGCTGTTGTCACCGAGAAAGAGACTCGTCAAAACGACGACCTGCAAGTCATGGCCTTGTCCCGTTTATGA
- the LOC133784936 gene encoding uncharacterized protein LOC133784936 isoform X2 produces MVPVIGSGKYITAAIITDDGRPMEDSTIDNMVDSEVMSTSSIISDKKVIQWKLLLHQIGLDVARTDRALVFYENEDNQAKLWDILSVYAWLDNDIGYVQGMNDICSPMVILLDDEADAFWCFERAMRRLRENFRCSSSSIGVQAQLCTLSQIIKAVDPKLHQHLEDLDGGEYLFAFRMLMVLFRREFSFVDALYLWELMWAMEYNPNIFSLHESAIAGSDFRTAATEVDDKVLKQCGKFERKNVQTKSSDPHSVLAVFLVASVLETKNKKLLKEAKGLDDVVQILGDITGNLDAKKACNEALKIHKKYLRKTQKT; encoded by the exons ATGGTTCCAGTTATCGGTAGTGGAAAGTATATCACCGCAGCCATCATTACTGATGATGGCCGACCAATGGAAGATTCAACAATTGATAACATGGTGGATAGTGAGGTTATGTCTACGTCTTCTATTATTTCAGACAAAAAAGTGATTCAGTGGAAGCTTTTATTGCATCAAATAG GATTGGATGTGGCTCGCACAGATCGAGCACTTGTCTTTTATGAGAATGAAGATAATCAAGCCAAACTCTGGGATATTCTATCTGTTTATGCTTGGCTGGACAATGATATTGGTTATGTTCAAG GAATGAATGATATATGCTCGCCAATGGTAATTCTTCTTGATGATGAAGCAGATGCATTTTGGTGTTTTGAACGAGCAATGCGAAGGCTG AGGGAAAATTTTAGGTGCAGCTCAAGTTCCATTGGTGTGCAAGCTCAGTTGTGTACACTGTCCCAAATAATCAAAGCTGTAGATCCTAAGCTTCATCAACACCTTG AGGATCTGGATGGTGGGGAGTACTTATTCGCATTTCGCATGCTGATGGTTCTTTTCAGGAGAGAGTTTTCCTTTGTGGATGCATTGTATCTTTGGGAG CTAATGTGGGCCATGGAATACAACCCAAACATCTTCTCGTTACATGAGAGTGCGATTGCTGGGTCGGATTTCAGGACTGCAGCAACCGAAGTAGACGATAAAGTGCTAAAGCAATGTGGCAAATTTGAGAGGAAAAACGTTCAGACTAAAAGTTCAGACCCACATAGTGTCCTTGCTGTTTTTTTGGTTGCAAGTGTTCTTGAGACTAAAAACAAGAAGCTTTTAAAGGAGGCAAAGGGTTTGGATGATGTTGTTCAG ATCTTAGGTGACATTACTGGAAATCTTGACGCGAAAAAAGCATGCAACGAGGCACTGAAGATTCATAAGAAGTATCTGAGAAAG ACTCAGAAGACATAG
- the LOC133784936 gene encoding rab GTPase-activating protein 22 isoform X1 — MIGCQNMASLFMRKASTAELEIFYPIRTECQEDVPKTRFKLRAGKTLSARRWHAAFSEDGHLDIAKVLRRIQRGGVHPSIKGAVWEFLLGCYDPNSTYEERNILRQRRREQYGSWKAECQKMVPVIGSGKYITAAIITDDGRPMEDSTIDNMVDSEVMSTSSIISDKKVIQWKLLLHQIGLDVARTDRALVFYENEDNQAKLWDILSVYAWLDNDIGYVQGMNDICSPMVILLDDEADAFWCFERAMRRLRENFRCSSSSIGVQAQLCTLSQIIKAVDPKLHQHLEDLDGGEYLFAFRMLMVLFRREFSFVDALYLWELMWAMEYNPNIFSLHESAIAGSDFRTAATEVDDKVLKQCGKFERKNVQTKSSDPHSVLAVFLVASVLETKNKKLLKEAKGLDDVVQILGDITGNLDAKKACNEALKIHKKYLRKTQKT, encoded by the exons ATGATTGGGTGTCAGAATATGGCATCACTTTTTATGAGGAAAGCATCAACTGCCGAGTTAGAGATTTTTTATCCAATTAGAACAGAATGCCAAGAAGATGTACCCAAGACCCGTTTTAAGCTCAGG GCAGGGAAAACTCTGAGCGCAAGAAGATGGCATGCTGCTTTCTCTGAAGATGGTCATCTGGATATAGCCAAAGTGCTTAGACGGATCCAAAGAGGG GGTGTTCATCCTTCGATTAAAGGAGCAGTATGGGAATTCTTGCTAGGTTGCTATGATCCAAACAGCACCTACGAAGAGCGAAATATCCTCAGGCAGCGCCGGAG GGAGCAGTATGGCTCATGGAAAGCTGAATGTCAAAAGATGGTTCCAGTTATCGGTAGTGGAAAGTATATCACCGCAGCCATCATTACTGATGATGGCCGACCAATGGAAGATTCAACAATTGATAACATGGTGGATAGTGAGGTTATGTCTACGTCTTCTATTATTTCAGACAAAAAAGTGATTCAGTGGAAGCTTTTATTGCATCAAATAG GATTGGATGTGGCTCGCACAGATCGAGCACTTGTCTTTTATGAGAATGAAGATAATCAAGCCAAACTCTGGGATATTCTATCTGTTTATGCTTGGCTGGACAATGATATTGGTTATGTTCAAG GAATGAATGATATATGCTCGCCAATGGTAATTCTTCTTGATGATGAAGCAGATGCATTTTGGTGTTTTGAACGAGCAATGCGAAGGCTG AGGGAAAATTTTAGGTGCAGCTCAAGTTCCATTGGTGTGCAAGCTCAGTTGTGTACACTGTCCCAAATAATCAAAGCTGTAGATCCTAAGCTTCATCAACACCTTG AGGATCTGGATGGTGGGGAGTACTTATTCGCATTTCGCATGCTGATGGTTCTTTTCAGGAGAGAGTTTTCCTTTGTGGATGCATTGTATCTTTGGGAG CTAATGTGGGCCATGGAATACAACCCAAACATCTTCTCGTTACATGAGAGTGCGATTGCTGGGTCGGATTTCAGGACTGCAGCAACCGAAGTAGACGATAAAGTGCTAAAGCAATGTGGCAAATTTGAGAGGAAAAACGTTCAGACTAAAAGTTCAGACCCACATAGTGTCCTTGCTGTTTTTTTGGTTGCAAGTGTTCTTGAGACTAAAAACAAGAAGCTTTTAAAGGAGGCAAAGGGTTTGGATGATGTTGTTCAG ATCTTAGGTGACATTACTGGAAATCTTGACGCGAAAAAAGCATGCAACGAGGCACTGAAGATTCATAAGAAGTATCTGAGAAAG ACTCAGAAGACATAG
- the LOC133784950 gene encoding uncharacterized protein LOC133784950, translated as MVRTQMNFKRLSLTDITVDIKRVPRKKTLVDAIETAGRSKKALKKKKYQNSSKEDDSAQDKLEDAHNEVCHAPSTDEPFMKRKKGRSKEAKKNKKKPIDHDSSKELKSLEKEETAIEDGVYLISSKGMKKWITKYHQSRRPGLTILQERIDEFMTAHEAQLEEERKEREARVAGGGWTVVTHHKGRKKTTDAESGITVGSVAQAVADNKLAKKKTNEVGLDFYRFQRKESQRNEIMMLQSKFEQDKKKIQQLRAARKFRPY; from the exons ATGGTGAGGACCCAGATGAATTTCAAGAGGCTTTCACTCACTGATATCACTGTTGATATCAAAAGGGTTCCAAGGAAAAAGACTCTTGTTGACGCCATTGAGACTGCTG GTAGGTCAAAGAAagctttgaagaagaaaaaatatcaaaattcttCTAAGGAAGATGACTCTGCACAGGATAAATTAGAAGATGCTCACAATGAGGTTTGCCATGCCCCGTCAACAGATGAACCCTTTATGAAAAGGAAGAAAG GCAGGTCAAAGGaagcaaagaaaaacaaaaagaagcCGATAGATCATGATTCATCAAAAGAGTTGAAGTCACTGGAAAAGGAAGAAACAGCTATTGAAGATGGTGTTTATCTTATCTCTTCCAAAGGAATGAAAA AATGGATTACGAAGTACCATCAGAGTCGTCGACCAGGGTTGACCATACTTCAAGAAAGAATAGATGAGTTTATGACTGCTCATGAGGCACAATTGGAAGAG gaaagaaaagaaagagaagctCGTGTTGCCGGAGGAGGATGGACAGTTGTTACCCATCATAAAGGAAGGAAAAAGACGACCGATGCTGAAAGTGGAATCACAGTAGGTTCTGTTGCCCAAGCTGTTGCAGATAACAAGTTGGCCAAGAAGAAAACCAATGAAGTTGGTCTTGACTTCTACCGCTTCCAAAGAAAAGAATCCCAGAGGAATG AGATTATGATGCTCCAGAGCAAATTTGAGCAGGacaaaaagaaaatacaacagcTCAGAGCAGCTAGGAAGTTCCGGCCTTACTGA